One genomic segment of Capsicum annuum cultivar UCD-10X-F1 unplaced genomic scaffold, UCD10Xv1.1 ctg81221, whole genome shotgun sequence includes these proteins:
- the LOC124895311 gene encoding 50S ribosomal protein L14, chloroplastic → MIQPQTHLNVVDNSGARELMCIRIIGASNRRYAHIGDVIIAVIKESVPNMPLERSEVVRAVIVRTCKELKRDNGIIIRYDDNAAVVIDQEGNPKGTRIFGAIARELRELNFTKIVSLAPEERSDIVLYGYCQEIE, encoded by the exons atgattcaaCCTCAGACCCATTTAAATGTAGTAGATAATAGCGGGGCTCGAGAATTGATGTGTATTCGAATCATAGGAGCTAGCAATCGTCGATATGCTCATATTGGTGACGTTATTATTGCTGTGATCAAAGAATCAGTACCAAATATGCCCCTAGAGAGATCAGAAGTAGTCAGGGCTGTAATTGTGCGTACCTGCAAAGAACTCAAACGTGACAACGGGATAATAATACGATATGATGACAATGCTGCGGTTGTTATTGATCAAGAAGGAAATCCAAAAGGAACTCGAATTTTTGGTGCAATCGCCCGAGAATTGAGAGAattaaattttactaaaatagtttCATTAGCTCCCGAG GAAAGATCCGACATAGTTTTATACGGATACTGCCAGGAGATAGAGTAA
- the LOC124895308 gene encoding LOW QUALITY PROTEIN: DNA-directed RNA polymerase subunit alpha-like (The sequence of the model RefSeq protein was modified relative to this genomic sequence to represent the inferred CDS: inserted 2 bases in 1 codon), with amino-acid sequence MVREKVTVSTRTLQWKCVESRTDSKRLYYGRFILSPLMKGQADTIGIAMRRALLGEIEGTCITRVKSEKVPYEYSTITGIQESVHEILMNLKEIVLRSNLYGTSDASICVKGPGYVTAQDIILPPYVETVDNTQHIASLTEPIDFCIGLQIERNRGYLIKTPHNFQDGSYPIDAVFMPVRNANHSIHSYGNGNEKQEILFIEIWTNGSLTPKEALHEASQNLIDLFIPFLHMEEDNLYLQDNQHTVPLSPFTFHDKLAKLIKNXKKIALKSIFIDQSELPSRIYNCLKMSNIYTLLDLLNNSQEDLMKIEHFRSEDIKQILGTLEKYFVIDLAKNKF; translated from the exons ATGGTTCGAGAGAAAGTAACAGTATCTACTCGGACACTACAGTGGAAGTGTGTTGAATCAAGAACAGACAGTAAACGCCTTTATTATGGACGCTTTATTCTGTCTCCACTTATGAAAGGCCAAGCCGACACAATAGGCATTGCGATGCGAAGAGCTTTACTTGGAGAAATAGAAGGAACATGTATCACACGTGTAAAATCTGAGAAAGTCCCATATGAATATTCTACCATAACGGGCATTCAAGAATCGGTACatgaaattttaatgaatttgaaagaaattgtaTTGAGAAGTAATCTATATGGAACTTCTGACGCGTCTATTTGTGTCAAGGGTCCTGGATATGTAACTGCTCAAGATATCATCTTGCCGCCTTATGTAGAAACCGTTGATAATACACAACATATAGCTAGTTTAACAGAACCAATTGATTTTTGTATTGGATTACAAATAGAGAGAAATCGTGGATATCTTATAAAAACGCCACATAACTTTCAAGATGGAAGTTATCCTATAGATGCTGTATTCATGCCTGTTCGAAACGCGAATCATAGTATTCATTCTTATGGGAATGGAAATGAAAAACAAGAGATACTTTTTATCGAAATATGGACAAACGGAAGTTTAACTCCGAAAGAAGCACTTCATGAAGCATCccaaaatttaattgatttatttattcCCTTTTTACATATGGAGGAAGACAATTTATATTTACAGGACAATCAACACACGGTTCCTTTATCCCCTTTTACCTTTCATGATAAATTGGCTAAActcataaaaaa aaaaaaaatagcattgaaatcaatttttattgaCCAATCAGAATTGCCTTCCAGGATCTATAATTGCCTCAAAATgtccaatatatatacattattggACCTTTTGAATAACAGCCAAGAAGATCTTATGAAAATTGAACATTTTCGTAGCGAAGATATAAAACAGATATTGGgcactttagaaaaatatttcgTAATTGATTTAgcaaaaaataagttttaa